From the genome of Bacteroidota bacterium, one region includes:
- a CDS encoding 2-oxoacid:acceptor oxidoreductase family protein, producing MTHEILFAGFGGQGVLSMGMTLAYAGVIEGKEVSWMPSYGPEMRGGTTNCIVTVSSTAISSPIVNRFDALIALNQPSLDKFQDRVKSNGILLYESGNIIIPPMRTDLTVVPVAAEQEALRLGNPRIKNMIMLGAFLSVCEVVHVSSVVKALAEVLPERYHNLLRINEEGLRRGEMLVIEAATPLA from the coding sequence ATGACACACGAAATACTCTTCGCCGGTTTCGGAGGACAAGGGGTTCTCTCCATGGGGATGACTCTCGCCTACGCCGGAGTGATCGAGGGAAAGGAGGTCTCCTGGATGCCCTCCTACGGTCCTGAGATGCGGGGCGGCACGACGAACTGCATCGTCACCGTTTCGAGCACCGCCATCAGCTCCCCGATCGTCAATCGCTTCGACGCCCTGATCGCCTTGAACCAGCCTTCGCTCGACAAGTTCCAGGACAGAGTGAAGAGCAACGGAATTCTTCTCTACGAAAGCGGAAACATCATCATCCCGCCGATGCGCACGGACCTGACCGTCGTGCCCGTCGCGGCCGAACAGGAGGCGCTCAGGCTGGGAAACCCCCGGATCAAGAACATGATCATGCTCGGCGCGTTCCTCAGCGTCTGCGAGGTCGTTCATGTTTCATCCGTCGTGAAGGCGCTTGCGGAAGTGCTCCCGGAGCGGTACCACAATCTGTTGCGCATAAATGAAGAAGGTCTCCGGCGCGGAGAGATGCTAGTCATTGAAGCAGCCACACCATTGGCATGA
- a CDS encoding thiamine pyrophosphate-dependent enzyme — translation MNNLKIDLDGLECVWQKPSTLTETRMHYCPGCGHGVVHKILMEAVEEFGIQSDTIGVAPVGCAVFAYQYMNIDMQEAAHGRASAVATGIKRLLPEKYVFSYQGDGDLAAIGTAETIHAANRGENILVVFINNAIYGMTGGQMAPTTLLGMKTSTTPEGRTMETQGFPFKITDLIANLPGSHYVTRQAVHTPNAVRQLKKAVMKAFQAQKEKKGYCLIEVVSNCPSGWKMTPRESNEWMVENMFPVYPLGDLKVDGKPVEKREGKN, via the coding sequence ATGAATAACTTGAAGATTGACCTCGACGGCCTCGAGTGCGTGTGGCAGAAGCCGTCCACCCTGACGGAGACCAGGATGCACTACTGTCCGGGGTGCGGCCACGGCGTCGTCCACAAGATTCTCATGGAGGCGGTCGAAGAATTCGGAATCCAATCCGACACAATCGGCGTCGCCCCCGTCGGCTGCGCGGTATTCGCCTACCAGTATATGAACATCGACATGCAGGAAGCGGCCCACGGACGCGCTTCCGCCGTCGCGACGGGGATCAAGAGATTGCTTCCCGAAAAGTACGTTTTCTCCTACCAGGGCGACGGCGATCTTGCCGCCATCGGGACGGCGGAGACGATCCATGCGGCGAACCGGGGTGAAAACATCCTCGTGGTGTTCATCAACAATGCGATCTACGGCATGACGGGGGGACAGATGGCCCCCACGACGCTTCTGGGGATGAAGACGAGCACCACGCCCGAGGGGCGGACGATGGAAACGCAGGGATTTCCGTTCAAAATTACAGACCTGATCGCAAACCTCCCCGGTTCCCATTACGTGACCCGGCAGGCCGTCCACACGCCCAACGCAGTGCGGCAGCTGAAGAAGGCGGTCATGAAGGCGTTCCAGGCGCAGAAAGAGAAAAAGGGGTACTGCCTCATAGAGGTCGTGTCGAATTGCCCTTCGGGGTGGAAGATGACTCCCCGGGAATCGAACGAATGGATGGTCGAGAATATGTTTCCGGTCTATCCCCTCGGCGACCTCAAAGTCGACGGGAAGCCGGTCGAGAAGCGGGAAGGGAAGAATTAG